The genomic segment ACCGCATCTGAACCTGGAGACTCAGATCAACGGGAAAACGGTTACGAAGGGTCCGCTGAAAGATCCGCACACCGGTATTATTCCATCCACGATCCGGCCGGGCGACTACTGGTCGTAGGTGACTGACGGAGAATGTAGTGCTGAAGGTATTGCGCAGCGATTCGACAAGCGAATTGGAACTGTCCGGAAGCCGATCCGAGCTGCTGGCTCTGGGTCAGAAGCTCAGGAAAGGTGAGGGGGAGGCGCTCCTGGTGCGGGCACCGGATCCTTTCCCCTACAGCAGGTCCTTGTTGCGGATCGAAGTTCACCAAGCGAGTGGGAAGATCAGGGTCTATTATTCCGAAGGGGCTGAGTCTCTGAATTTTATCGGCAGACTGGAATCCCTTTACCTCCTTGCTGAGAACATCGAAGGCTTCGCTTTGGATGCGGTTCAGGGTGATCACCTGCATGTGGACTACTTCCCGGAGCACGACTATCTGACCGAAGGGTCGGAATCGTTGGTTGTCGCCTTCGATAGCAGCGCAATACAGGCTCCATAAAACGGCTGTGTGGGACTGCCGTTGATTCGAAGTGAATAGGTCTCCATGTATCTCGACGGCCCCGCGGGAATTTATTCCGGCGGGGCCGCTGGGGTGACGGAGCTCCGCGCGAACGTTCGCTCCGGGAATCTGTGCGTTGGTGGAGACCGAGAGCTCAGCCTTGCGACTCGCCTCACCCCCGAGGCTTCTCCCGTGACTTGAGCGCTATCTGCCACCGGTAGAAGCTCATCGCCAGGGCGAAGTCCAGCCCCGCCCGGCCGTCCAGGAACCCGCGCCGGTAGACGTACATGTACGCGAACGACACCAGTGGCTTGAACGGCGCCTTGTGGAACAGCTGGCCCTGGCGGGACTTGACCCGGCGTACCTGCTCCTTGACGTCGGGGTGGTGCT from the Streptomyces sp. NBC_01335 genome contains:
- a CDS encoding Imm32 family immunity protein; translated protein: MLKVLRSDSTSELELSGSRSELLALGQKLRKGEGEALLVRAPDPFPYSRSLLRIEVHQASGKIRVYYSEGAESLNFIGRLESLYLLAENIEGFALDAVQGDHLHVDYFPEHDYLTEGSESLVVAFDSSAIQAP